A window of the Dyadobacter pollutisoli genome harbors these coding sequences:
- a CDS encoding metallophosphoesterase: METKLAPRSAWSTIARLHRLMVCVLLFNISEVNAQIIVPYKSSWKYATESATAPASTWKTSGFSDAAWKSGTAPFGFGSHFYNTLLQKGPNNTTPHYPAFYFRKTVSIANTAAYSKVRLRAYLDDGIVIYVNGVEVKRKNMNANPNDPYTGMAGDSLTIDTLLSTSLFQNGNNLIAAEVHQTGQTSSDILFDLQLEGQTPSLFRYPYLQLASHDRMTVQWYTNVATTATVRYTTNPDLEIYQEASSTKNDTLHSVTLKNLNPDTKYYYNVGYYDGNEFRQLQYNPLVNYFRTLPSPADTSHALRFWLLGDSGAGTYKNPRPYKVRDAYLAYLSERNNPNVDGLVFLGDNSNTSPYEGLQTALDTTLFKFYNRPNDQQLLSHIPSWTVIGNHDYDYDTKYVHSDGVTYYVRKAYHKETAASFSTFAYPDSAQIGGEPTYNKKGYYSFNQGDIHFVVLNPPLIESQNTADNWVKPFVQNLYNIFSKNSIALDDTYNTPIDSLPQVKWLVKDLKSNKKKWTVVTFHLPPFSTIGHFPTEYDMKRVQEKLLPILEKPEYHVDAVIVSHSHAYLRAGMIRKSGAQARTTDFSQSGNLGRYPASRPYIKKSTETAYTYVMSGSAGRGWYDVNNPTDNDAGFPTNSSVQHPSTSVPPLDNLTGDNTTDFYHKQGGSVELVFKENRLDVKFIKESDVAPRYVIADSFVVMKDVNKKTNLTVQNGGDAVKLKASWVGDYNWYSSQQPNQILTSGIRELSLGPNSSSTFYVRDQTGYLADTFNITVVNPKPTVTNDTLIPYRSQWLYPLSAGFATKSVKLSEQCVASWTFSPPAFELPQKGILGLGHTDEGYKLPNQLMEKVFIVADRLWFRRSFILNGSTLTYANFKLTLVMDKNLATRKSFTTKVQSILINGQEVTIENTTSTDIANGREEVTYTLTNKGFSYGINYILVSFYLTPISPLVYPMDASKDPFTFDAQLISTSLPSAPPPRTNQFKLVNATLASQEVCAGDTVSVHFAALGNETDFSLVYEAKLVAPSGDIPLAEGTKSPIVVQLPSNIEEGNYKIKVTTKSAFMDQLESSEMKVKVLPKAAITPNPTISVWKGELFSIPVKFEGGGPWNYVLSDSSKGTSVPTATAIQVKASRTGTYTISSVSNSCGVGQATGSVQVEVKEPILSVGKINGFTSAPLKTALCDGDSISVAYSVVGPNSQRTYAIELSDPNGNFGTPVVLGTGTANPLRVLLPTSISESDKYRIRVKALNPDVDFTLGNSDVITIRKMAAGNFTVSKEAIYNKEEIKLNVALTGTPPVYYYLRYGTDTLRGNTSQAVLERTIALRETTVFSLDSVRNVCGYGLVSGNRTVTVNLLVGLDPLSVHGITAYPNPTSDFILLKSNHLWRGSLQWRIYHTNGKVMQRGDRKPLANTPFEINIGALPAGLYILGLTEGNEQSTWKIIKK, translated from the coding sequence ATGGAAACTAAGCTCGCACCTCGCAGTGCCTGGTCAACCATTGCCAGGTTACACAGGCTAATGGTTTGCGTACTGCTGTTCAATATTTCAGAAGTCAATGCGCAAATCATTGTCCCTTATAAATCAAGCTGGAAGTATGCTACCGAAAGTGCTACTGCCCCTGCGTCAACCTGGAAAACTTCTGGTTTTAGTGATGCAGCCTGGAAAAGCGGAACTGCTCCTTTTGGTTTCGGCAGCCATTTTTACAATACATTACTTCAAAAAGGGCCCAACAATACGACTCCGCACTATCCCGCATTCTATTTTCGGAAAACGGTGAGCATAGCCAATACAGCGGCCTATAGCAAAGTTCGTTTGCGGGCATACCTGGACGATGGTATAGTGATCTACGTTAATGGCGTGGAGGTAAAACGTAAAAATATGAACGCCAACCCGAATGACCCCTACACTGGAATGGCCGGGGATTCGCTTACCATTGATACATTGCTGAGTACGTCACTTTTTCAAAACGGCAACAACCTCATTGCTGCGGAAGTACACCAAACCGGCCAAACGAGCAGCGACATTCTTTTTGATCTTCAATTGGAGGGGCAAACGCCGTCCCTGTTCCGGTATCCTTACCTGCAGCTCGCTTCTCATGATCGGATGACAGTTCAATGGTATACCAATGTGGCGACAACGGCCACGGTCCGGTACACCACCAATCCCGATCTGGAAATTTACCAGGAAGCTTCTTCCACGAAGAACGATACGCTGCACAGCGTTACATTGAAAAACCTTAATCCCGATACCAAATACTATTATAACGTCGGTTATTATGACGGTAACGAGTTCCGGCAATTGCAATATAATCCCCTGGTGAACTACTTTCGTACCTTACCTTCACCTGCGGACACAAGTCATGCGTTGCGTTTTTGGCTGTTGGGCGATTCCGGTGCCGGCACTTACAAAAATCCGCGGCCTTACAAAGTGCGCGATGCGTACCTGGCCTATCTGAGTGAGCGGAATAATCCAAATGTGGATGGTCTGGTATTTTTGGGGGATAACTCAAATACCAGCCCTTACGAAGGGCTTCAAACGGCATTGGACACAACCCTGTTTAAGTTTTACAACCGTCCCAATGACCAACAACTGCTTTCACATATCCCGTCCTGGACCGTCATCGGTAATCACGACTATGACTACGATACAAAATACGTTCACAGTGATGGTGTTACTTATTATGTCAGGAAAGCCTACCATAAAGAAACAGCAGCCAGTTTCTCTACGTTTGCTTACCCGGATAGTGCTCAAATAGGGGGAGAGCCTACGTATAACAAGAAAGGTTATTACTCTTTTAACCAGGGAGATATACATTTTGTGGTTTTGAACCCACCGCTCATTGAAAGCCAAAACACGGCCGATAACTGGGTAAAACCATTTGTACAGAATCTGTATAATATCTTCAGTAAAAATTCAATTGCGCTTGACGATACTTATAATACTCCTATCGACTCCCTTCCTCAGGTCAAGTGGTTGGTTAAAGATTTAAAGAGCAATAAAAAGAAATGGACCGTCGTCACCTTCCATTTGCCGCCCTTTTCCACCATTGGGCATTTCCCTACCGAGTACGACATGAAAAGGGTTCAGGAAAAGCTGTTGCCTATTTTGGAAAAACCGGAATACCATGTTGATGCTGTGATAGTATCTCACTCACACGCATACTTGCGGGCCGGGATGATCCGGAAAAGTGGGGCCCAGGCCAGGACCACCGACTTTTCCCAATCGGGAAATCTGGGGCGATATCCTGCATCCCGTCCATACATAAAAAAGAGCACTGAGACGGCTTATACTTATGTTATGTCCGGATCAGCCGGACGCGGATGGTACGATGTTAATAATCCTACTGATAACGATGCAGGTTTTCCAACCAATTCAAGTGTCCAGCATCCCAGTACCTCCGTTCCTCCTCTTGACAACCTGACAGGGGACAATACCACCGATTTTTATCACAAGCAAGGTGGTTCTGTAGAGTTGGTATTCAAAGAAAACAGGCTGGATGTGAAGTTCATCAAGGAATCGGACGTGGCACCCCGCTACGTGATCGCCGACTCTTTTGTGGTGATGAAGGATGTGAATAAAAAAACAAATCTTACCGTACAAAATGGCGGAGATGCTGTGAAGCTGAAAGCCTCCTGGGTCGGTGATTATAATTGGTACTCTTCGCAGCAGCCGAATCAAATTCTTACATCCGGCATACGGGAGCTGAGCCTGGGGCCAAATAGCAGCAGCACTTTTTATGTCCGGGACCAAACTGGCTACCTGGCTGATACTTTCAATATAACTGTGGTCAATCCCAAACCCACCGTTACTAATGATACACTTATTCCCTACCGTTCACAGTGGCTATACCCATTGTCGGCAGGTTTCGCGACTAAAAGTGTGAAGTTGAGCGAGCAATGCGTAGCGTCATGGACATTTTCTCCCCCAGCGTTCGAACTGCCTCAAAAAGGTATACTAGGACTCGGTCACACTGATGAGGGATACAAGCTCCCCAATCAGCTGATGGAAAAAGTTTTCATTGTAGCCGACAGGTTGTGGTTCAGGCGAAGTTTTATATTGAATGGCTCCACATTAACCTATGCCAATTTCAAGCTTACGTTAGTGATGGATAAGAACCTGGCCACTCGGAAATCTTTTACTACCAAAGTACAATCGATCCTGATCAACGGGCAGGAGGTTACCATAGAGAATACTACCAGCACGGATATAGCTAATGGCCGGGAGGAAGTAACCTATACTTTGACCAACAAGGGATTTAGCTATGGTATCAATTATATTCTGGTGAGTTTCTATTTAACTCCAATATCGCCGCTGGTGTATCCAATGGACGCCAGTAAAGACCCATTTACTTTTGATGCACAGCTGATCAGTACTTCGCTTCCTTCGGCGCCCCCACCGCGGACCAACCAATTCAAACTGGTTAATGCCACATTGGCATCTCAGGAGGTTTGCGCAGGTGATACGGTAAGTGTGCACTTTGCGGCCCTGGGCAATGAAACAGACTTTTCGCTGGTGTATGAGGCTAAGCTGGTTGCTCCTTCCGGGGACATTCCATTGGCTGAGGGGACCAAATCCCCCATTGTGGTACAACTTCCATCTAACATTGAGGAGGGGAATTATAAAATAAAGGTTACCACCAAGAGCGCATTTATGGATCAGCTGGAAAGTTCAGAAATGAAAGTAAAGGTACTCCCCAAAGCAGCGATCACTCCGAACCCGACGATATCTGTCTGGAAAGGAGAACTGTTTTCGATACCCGTCAAGTTTGAAGGAGGTGGCCCGTGGAATTATGTTTTGTCTGATAGCAGCAAGGGTACTTCCGTTCCGACAGCAACAGCAATTCAGGTCAAAGCTAGCCGTACAGGTACTTACACGATCAGTTCGGTTTCCAATAGCTGCGGTGTGGGACAGGCAACGGGTAGTGTTCAGGTGGAAGTGAAAGAACCGATTTTATCAGTTGGCAAGATTAACGGATTTACATCCGCACCTCTCAAAACGGCACTTTGCGACGGGGATTCGATTTCAGTTGCGTACTCGGTCGTAGGTCCCAACAGCCAACGGACATATGCCATTGAGCTGTCCGACCCGAATGGAAACTTTGGTACGCCGGTTGTCCTGGGCACCGGTACTGCTAACCCTCTTCGCGTACTGCTCCCGACATCAATATCGGAGAGCGATAAGTACCGTATTCGGGTGAAAGCGTTAAACCCGGATGTTGATTTTACATTGGGTAATTCTGATGTAATAACCATTAGAAAAATGGCCGCGGGGAATTTTACTGTGAGCAAAGAAGCTATTTATAATAAAGAAGAGATCAAATTAAATGTGGCTTTAACCGGTACTCCGCCAGTCTACTACTACTTACGCTATGGCACTGATACCCTGCGCGGAAATACAAGTCAGGCTGTGTTGGAACGGACGATAGCGCTTCGTGAGACTACGGTGTTTTCGTTGGATTCCGTCCGCAATGTCTGTGGTTATGGTTTGGTTTCGGGAAACCGGACTGTGACCGTCAACCTGTTGGTAGGTCTCGACCCTCTTTCTGTTCACGGCATAACGGCCTATCCCAATCCTACCT
- a CDS encoding NADH-quinone oxidoreductase subunit N has product MSDNDFHALMPLLLLAGASVLVMMLIVARLSHRIIQIASLILFIVSFSSLIYIRDSLPYHVDPLFVIDDFGAFMIGLIIFSGLVVNVLSYIYFEEKEEGPREYYVLLFLCTLGACVMAVSEHFISLFLGLEILTVGLYALIAYLRKRNHSIEAGIKYLILAAFSSAFLLFGMALIYLQTGSMGFSDMADALANVNTIPPLFLIGLGLMLVGIGFKLAVVPFHMWTADVYQGAPVPVTAFIATASKGGVVAVMLRFFVAIDGFRFEGLVFLLICIAIASMIVGNLLALRQTNIKRILAYSSIAHLGYLLVAFIPGSAMAPQAVSFYLLAYFATTLAAFGIVAVLSERESDAEELTRYKALFWKHPVLACILSSALLSLAGIPLTAGFTGKFYILATSLQSGFWLLAIVLVGSSVIGLHYYLRVITVMFSGINDHLPEPKEKHPLFFAISIVVLSILAVVIIWLGVYPDRIISFVQQFRLR; this is encoded by the coding sequence ATGTCAGATAACGATTTCCATGCACTAATGCCATTGTTGCTGCTCGCCGGAGCTTCCGTGCTGGTGATGATGCTGATCGTCGCCAGACTTAGCCACCGTATTATTCAGATCGCCAGTCTGATACTATTCATTGTTTCATTTTCCTCCCTCATTTACATCCGGGATTCGCTTCCTTATCATGTTGATCCATTGTTTGTGATCGACGATTTCGGGGCGTTTATGATAGGTCTTATCATTTTTTCAGGGCTGGTCGTCAATGTTCTGTCTTATATTTATTTTGAAGAAAAAGAAGAAGGCCCCAGAGAGTATTATGTGCTGCTTTTCCTGTGTACGCTGGGAGCGTGCGTAATGGCCGTGAGCGAGCATTTTATCTCTCTTTTTCTGGGACTGGAAATTCTTACCGTGGGCTTGTATGCATTGATTGCCTACCTCCGAAAAAGGAACCATAGTATCGAGGCGGGAATCAAATATCTCATCCTGGCTGCATTTTCATCTGCATTTTTGCTTTTCGGCATGGCATTGATTTACCTGCAAACAGGCAGTATGGGTTTTTCTGATATGGCTGATGCGCTGGCTAATGTGAACACCATTCCTCCGTTATTTCTGATCGGGTTAGGTTTGATGTTGGTCGGCATTGGATTCAAACTGGCGGTGGTCCCGTTTCATATGTGGACGGCTGACGTATATCAGGGAGCGCCAGTACCGGTCACGGCGTTTATTGCCACAGCTTCCAAAGGAGGGGTTGTAGCCGTAATGTTGCGGTTTTTTGTAGCTATCGATGGATTCCGGTTCGAAGGGCTGGTGTTTTTGCTGATATGCATTGCGATTGCTTCCATGATCGTTGGTAACCTGTTGGCATTGAGGCAAACAAACATCAAGCGGATCCTGGCCTATTCGTCCATTGCACATCTGGGCTATTTACTGGTGGCATTTATTCCGGGAAGTGCGATGGCCCCGCAGGCGGTAAGCTTTTACCTGCTTGCTTATTTTGCTACAACGCTGGCTGCATTTGGGATCGTAGCCGTTTTGTCCGAAAGAGAATCTGATGCTGAGGAGTTGACCAGGTATAAAGCATTGTTTTGGAAACACCCTGTGCTGGCTTGTATATTAAGTTCTGCATTACTTTCGCTGGCAGGAATTCCGCTCACAGCAGGTTTTACGGGCAAATTCTACATTCTGGCTACCAGCCTTCAAAGCGGTTTCTGGCTATTGGCCATTGTATTGGTCGGTAGCAGCGTCATCGGCCTGCATTACTATTTGCGGGTCATTACGGTCATGTTTTCGGGAATCAATGATCATTTGCCCGAACCCAAGGAGAAGCATCCTCTTTTTTTCGCGATCAGTATCGTTGTCCTTTCCATACTTGCTGTCGTCATTATTTGGCTTGGCGTTTATCCCGACAGGATTATCAGCTTTGTCCAGCAGTTTCGGTTGAGGTAA
- the nuoM gene encoding NADH-quinone oxidoreductase subunit M gives MMLVLLIVILMTGGVIALLAGKWNKSFPRWIALVSCLVGLMVLVLFWLDQHDVLHVNSDENWLVQYQMTWIPTFGITFHLAVDGLSLLLLILTFFIGILAVLCSWEEIKTRTGFYYFNLLWILAGVAGVFMAMDLFLFYFFWEVMLIPMYFLIGIWGSENRVYAAYKFFIFTQASGLLMFLAILGLYFIHGNNTGVYTFNYFELMGTVIPSQTAIWLMMGFMVAFAVKLPIVPFHTWLPDAHGEAPTAGSLILAGLLLKTGAYGMLRFVIPLFPDVARQVAVPAMVLGVIGIIYGAVLAYSQTDLKRLVAFTSVSHMGFVLTGIFAFNELALQGVVMQLVTHAISTGALFILAGMIKERLHTRDMDLMGGLWTQMPRLGTIGMVFAMASLGLPGLGSFIAEFLILLGVFHAHFWVTVIAASGLIFSAVYSLRIVQKIFLGPEKGTGHVPDFSLREMIIMTALTVSIVWLGLYPQPVINTAKPAIVRLVQLLQPDSDIKYEQSHVR, from the coding sequence ATGATGCTGGTTTTACTGATCGTGATTTTAATGACAGGAGGTGTGATTGCGCTTCTTGCCGGTAAATGGAACAAAAGCTTTCCACGCTGGATTGCATTGGTTTCCTGTCTCGTCGGACTGATGGTACTGGTGCTTTTCTGGCTGGACCAACACGACGTCCTGCATGTCAATAGCGACGAAAACTGGCTTGTGCAGTATCAAATGACCTGGATCCCTACATTTGGCATTACTTTTCACCTGGCCGTCGATGGGCTGAGCCTGTTATTGCTGATACTGACATTCTTCATTGGAATCCTGGCCGTGTTGTGTTCATGGGAGGAAATCAAGACGAGAACAGGTTTCTATTATTTCAACCTGCTTTGGATACTGGCCGGGGTGGCCGGGGTTTTTATGGCAATGGACCTCTTCCTTTTCTATTTTTTCTGGGAAGTAATGCTCATCCCAATGTATTTCCTGATCGGGATTTGGGGAAGCGAAAACAGGGTTTATGCTGCATACAAGTTCTTTATTTTTACACAGGCGAGTGGTTTGCTGATGTTCCTGGCGATCCTGGGGCTTTATTTTATTCATGGCAATAATACGGGCGTTTACACATTCAATTACTTTGAATTGATGGGCACCGTTATTCCCTCGCAGACTGCAATCTGGCTCATGATGGGTTTTATGGTCGCTTTTGCCGTCAAGCTGCCCATTGTTCCATTCCATACCTGGTTGCCCGACGCACACGGCGAAGCGCCCACTGCCGGCAGTCTGATCCTGGCTGGGTTGCTTTTAAAAACGGGTGCATACGGCATGTTGAGGTTTGTCATTCCGCTGTTTCCCGATGTTGCAAGACAAGTAGCCGTTCCGGCCATGGTATTGGGAGTAATAGGAATCATTTATGGCGCAGTGCTGGCCTATTCTCAAACCGATTTGAAAAGACTGGTAGCATTTACGAGTGTCAGCCATATGGGTTTTGTCCTCACCGGTATTTTCGCCTTCAATGAGCTGGCTTTGCAAGGCGTGGTGATGCAGCTGGTAACTCACGCGATCAGCACGGGCGCATTGTTTATCCTGGCGGGCATGATCAAGGAGCGGCTGCATACGAGGGATATGGACCTGATGGGAGGGCTATGGACGCAGATGCCACGACTGGGCACGATCGGAATGGTGTTTGCCATGGCTTCGCTGGGGCTGCCCGGATTGGGGAGTTTCATTGCCGAATTCCTGATTTTGCTGGGCGTATTCCATGCCCATTTCTGGGTAACGGTGATTGCCGCCTCCGGTCTGATCTTTTCGGCGGTGTATTCTTTGCGCATTGTCCAGAAAATATTTCTGGGGCCGGAGAAAGGGACAGGACATGTACCTGATTTTTCATTGAGAGAAATGATCATAATGACCGCGCTTACCGTGTCCATTGTGTGGCTGGGCTTGTACCCGCAGCCTGTGATCAATACTGCTAAGCCGGCCATTGTCAGACTGGTACAGCTGTTGCAACCTGATAGTGACATCAAATACGAGCAATCCCATGTCAGATAA
- the nuoL gene encoding NADH-quinone oxidoreductase subunit L, with protein sequence MDNQLWLIPALPLAGFLILAFGGSFLSKKLIAATGAGSICLSALITFVIGMGLLSSETGFYSQTLWTWIDVAGFNAKITLTMDALSLVFVFVITFIGALIHIYSAGFMEGDKDYSRFFACMNLFVFSMLVLVLADNLLLMYLGWEGVGLCSYLLIGFWYENPANGYAARKAFTITRIGDTAMAIGLFMVFYQSGTLVISDITARAPELWQQNNTTVTLIALLLLAGGVGKSAQLPLQTWLPDAMAGPSPVSALIHAATMVTAGVYLIARMHIVFELSVIAQTVVAIIGAATLLIAGFTALTQYDIKRVLAYSTMSQIGYMFLALGVGAWTAAVFHFMVHAFFKALLFLAAGAIIESLHHEHNMFRMGGLKDKMPVVFWTFLIGAASLAAVPLISSGFYSKDQILWYAWGAEGGSPLLWAVALLGALLTAAYTTRMMILTFWGESKTQIGHHPGKRMTIPLIVLAFFSVIVGFIELPHNFGHFALFSDLMHRVLPETILRADVSSEWMFQLLAALATFSGIFLGYFYYGQQPRRIENLRQNEMLVGLHRFWFSGWAFDQLYNVLLVRPFVFVARINKADFVDRLYTGIVSVTDGLYRLLSRTQSGSLRWYIMGMVIGAIVILGIQMML encoded by the coding sequence ATGGATAACCAGTTATGGCTTATACCCGCCCTGCCCCTCGCCGGCTTTCTGATCCTTGCGTTCGGGGGAAGCTTTTTGTCCAAAAAACTGATTGCCGCAACTGGCGCGGGCAGCATATGCCTTTCAGCATTAATTACCTTCGTGATCGGAATGGGCCTGCTTTCGTCAGAGACCGGTTTTTATTCCCAAACACTATGGACCTGGATAGATGTGGCCGGGTTCAATGCTAAGATTACGCTGACGATGGATGCCCTGTCGCTGGTTTTTGTTTTTGTGATCACATTCATTGGCGCACTGATACACATTTACTCCGCCGGTTTTATGGAGGGCGATAAGGATTATTCGCGGTTCTTCGCCTGTATGAATTTGTTTGTATTCTCCATGCTAGTGCTGGTACTGGCCGATAACCTGTTGCTGATGTACCTGGGCTGGGAAGGGGTGGGGCTGTGCAGTTATCTGCTGATCGGGTTTTGGTATGAAAATCCGGCCAATGGTTATGCGGCGCGTAAAGCATTCACCATCACCAGAATAGGGGATACGGCGATGGCCATCGGCCTTTTTATGGTCTTTTACCAATCGGGAACATTGGTAATTTCTGACATTACGGCCCGGGCACCGGAATTATGGCAGCAAAATAATACCACAGTCACTCTTATCGCATTGCTGCTCCTGGCTGGCGGTGTAGGAAAGTCGGCGCAACTTCCGTTACAGACCTGGCTGCCCGACGCTATGGCCGGACCTTCGCCGGTGAGTGCGCTCATACATGCGGCCACGATGGTTACTGCAGGTGTGTACCTGATCGCGAGAATGCACATTGTTTTTGAGCTTTCAGTAATTGCCCAAACGGTTGTAGCGATCATTGGTGCCGCTACTTTGCTGATCGCAGGCTTCACTGCGCTCACACAATACGATATCAAACGGGTACTGGCCTACTCGACCATGAGCCAGATCGGCTATATGTTTCTCGCACTGGGCGTGGGCGCATGGACGGCGGCGGTATTCCATTTTATGGTCCATGCTTTTTTCAAAGCATTACTCTTCCTGGCAGCGGGAGCGATCATTGAATCCCTTCATCATGAGCACAATATGTTTCGAATGGGTGGGTTGAAAGATAAAATGCCCGTTGTTTTCTGGACTTTCCTGATCGGCGCGGCGTCACTGGCGGCGGTACCGCTCATCAGTTCAGGTTTTTACAGTAAAGACCAGATCCTCTGGTACGCCTGGGGAGCGGAAGGAGGCAGCCCGTTGCTATGGGCGGTTGCGCTGCTGGGGGCATTGCTCACCGCTGCTTACACCACCCGGATGATGATCCTGACATTCTGGGGCGAATCCAAAACGCAGATAGGGCATCACCCCGGTAAGCGTATGACCATTCCGCTGATTGTCCTGGCTTTTTTCTCAGTAATCGTCGGGTTTATCGAGCTGCCACACAATTTCGGTCATTTCGCACTTTTTTCAGATTTGATGCATCGGGTTTTGCCTGAAACGATTTTGCGTGCGGATGTAAGTTCTGAATGGATGTTTCAGCTCTTGGCAGCTCTTGCTACTTTCAGCGGCATCTTCCTCGGGTACTTTTATTATGGTCAACAGCCGCGACGCATTGAAAATTTACGACAGAATGAAATGCTGGTTGGTTTGCACAGGTTCTGGTTTTCCGGCTGGGCGTTTGATCAGTTATATAATGTCTTGTTGGTCAGGCCTTTCGTTTTTGTAGCCAGGATCAATAAGGCTGATTTTGTCGACAGACTTTATACCGGCATTGTTTCAGTAACGGACGGACTTTACAGGTTGCTTTCCCGGACACAGTCGGGCTCGCTTCGGTGGTATATCATGGGCATGGTAATCGGTGCAATTGTCATATTAGGTATTCAGATGATGTTATGA
- the nuoK gene encoding NADH-quinone oxidoreductase subunit NuoK, whose amino-acid sequence MKSSVSIEMVMLLAGLLFTLGIAGVIIRKNIIFMLLSVEIMLNASGLAFIAAGSHWGQPDGQVMFIFILAMAAAEVSIGLALILQIYHQHKSLDIDKLKEMNG is encoded by the coding sequence ATGAAATCATCTGTTTCCATCGAAATGGTAATGCTGCTGGCAGGCCTGCTCTTTACACTGGGTATCGCCGGTGTGATCATCCGGAAGAACATCATTTTCATGCTGCTATCAGTTGAGATTATGCTCAATGCTTCCGGGCTTGCATTTATCGCGGCAGGCTCCCACTGGGGCCAGCCGGACGGACAGGTTATGTTCATTTTTATACTAGCCATGGCGGCCGCCGAAGTTTCCATCGGGCTGGCTTTGATATTGCAGATCTATCACCAGCACAAATCACTGGATATCGATAAGTTGAAAGAAATGAACGGTTAG
- the nuoJ gene encoding NADH-quinone oxidoreductase subunit J, whose amino-acid sequence MDIAFYITAAVTVIATLMVITRHNPVHALLYLNISLLSHSMLFYLLGAPFAALLEIIIYAGAIMVLFIFVIMLLNLGKETEEQERKWLKLKVWVGPSLLAAVLFAEFLYLVLSSESTAYDPKTVNPREVAMSLFQVYVIGVELAAMLLMAAVVGAAHIGRHKRLVLHRFLKEEKEEHEEAVL is encoded by the coding sequence ATGGATATCGCTTTTTATATAACCGCAGCAGTCACCGTAATAGCCACGCTTATGGTCATTACCCGGCATAATCCGGTGCATGCCTTGCTGTATCTTAACATCTCTTTGCTGTCGCATTCCATGCTGTTTTATCTACTGGGTGCGCCATTTGCGGCATTGCTTGAAATTATCATTTACGCCGGGGCGATCATGGTGCTTTTCATTTTTGTGATCATGCTTTTAAATCTTGGAAAAGAAACCGAGGAGCAGGAGCGCAAATGGCTGAAACTGAAAGTTTGGGTTGGCCCGTCACTGCTGGCGGCGGTACTGTTTGCCGAGTTTCTTTACTTGGTACTATCGTCGGAAAGTACTGCTTATGATCCGAAAACAGTAAATCCCCGGGAAGTGGCCATGTCATTATTCCAGGTTTACGTGATTGGCGTGGAGCTGGCGGCGATGCTGCTGATGGCGGCGGTGGTAGGAGCGGCGCATATCGGGCGACATAAAAGATTGGTTTTGCACCGGTTTTTGAAAGAAGAAAAAGAAGAACACGAAGAGGCTGTATTATGA
- the nuoI gene encoding NADH-quinone oxidoreductase subunit NuoI, which produces MISLIRTMWLTFLHMFRKRETIQYPEEKVVLHPRWRGRIVLTRDPDMGERCVGCYLCAAACPVDCISLQATEDENGRRYPEFFRINFSRCIFCGYCEEACPTYAIQLIPDFEMGEYDRQNLVYEKEDLLINSEGKYPGYNYYKVAGLAAGVKGKGEGENEEPPVDVRSLLP; this is translated from the coding sequence ATGATCAGTTTAATAAGAACAATGTGGTTGACTTTTCTGCATATGTTCAGAAAACGGGAGACCATTCAATACCCCGAAGAAAAAGTGGTGCTGCACCCTCGCTGGCGGGGACGGATTGTGCTCACCCGCGACCCCGATATGGGCGAGCGTTGCGTAGGCTGTTACCTGTGCGCGGCGGCCTGCCCGGTCGACTGCATTTCCCTGCAGGCTACCGAGGATGAGAATGGCAGAAGGTACCCTGAGTTTTTCAGGATCAATTTTTCAAGATGCATATTCTGCGGCTACTGTGAAGAGGCCTGCCCAACTTATGCCATACAGCTTATTCCCGACTTTGAAATGGGAGAATATGACCGGCAGAATCTGGTATATGAAAAAGAAGACCTGCTCATCAATAGCGAAGGGAAGTATCCCGGATATAATTATTACAAGGTAGCCGGCCTGGCCGCCGGAGTGAAAGGCAAGGGAGAAGGAGAGAACGAGGAGCCGCCAGTGGATGTACGCAGTTTATTGCCATAG